GGGTATGAACATTTTCGGTGAGCGGATGCACTGGCGGGCGCAGATGCTGGGAGGCGGCGTTGCTCAGCAGTTGGTTGATGCGGCGCACTTCGATGGCATTGAGCCCGGCGATCGAGCCATCGTCATTGACGCCAATCAAGAGGGTGCCGCCGCCGCTGTTGGAAAAGGCCACCAATTCGGCGGCCAAGGCATCCGGGTGGTTGACGGTGCGCTTGAATTGGTGGCGGCTGTCTTCGCCCAGGGCAATTTGCTGCAAAAGCTCCGATTCCGTCATGCCTTTATTGCTCATACGCCCCCAGCCCCGAAATCTCCCGCCCCTGGGCGAGTTTGTGCAGCAGCGGAATCAGGTCTTCCATCAGCGCCAGTTCCGCCTTGGTACGCGCCTTCCAGCCCAGTTGCAGCGGGGCCAACAGGTCATTGAGCAGCTCGCCGTCGAAGATCATGCGGCGCAGGATGGCGTCCACAAAGCCCTGCAGGGCGGCGGCGGACAGGCCGTGCCTCTTGGCCAGGTCAGCGATGGCCTGGGCGGTCTTGGCGACCTTGTATTGGGCGTATTGCTCACGCACACCTTCGACGGTGTGGGGCTTGCCGGTGTCGAGGCTATCGATGTAGTCGGTGAGGGCGTCCCGATCATCGATGAGTTTGGCATCGGAGTGAATCAGGCCTATCAACTCGGCACGGCTCATCCTCTGCTTGCCCGGCGCCTGGCCGGCGTAGCGGGTAATCAGCGCCATGATGTAGTCGTAGTCGATGAGGCTCGATGCGAACAGCACGAACTCGAAATCGAGCTGTTGGACTGCGGGATCGATCTTCTCGCCGCCCTTGTCCTGTTTCGCCTTCAGGCGCTGGGCGGTGTCCAGATAGACGCCCTTGAAGCCCAGCAACTGGTCCTTGGGCAGGATCTGTTCGATGGCTTGGCGGTTGTCGTCGGTGAGGTCGGTGTATTGGTCGAGCTGGGTCTTGAGGCGTTGTACCTCCTTGAACAGGTTGATGAACTGGCCGCGCGCGGCGTCGCCCTTGAGGTTGGGCACCGCGTCGGGGGTGTTGGCCAGGCCTTGCGACTGCATGAAGTCGCTTAAGTTTTGGACGGCGGCTTGCAGCTTGTCGATGACCACTGGGGCCTTGTCCACCAGCCAGATTTCGCGGGCCTGCTTGCCGGTCTGGCCGGAGAAGAGGCCGATGGCGGTGTCCACGGCGTCTTGTTGCTGGCGAAAGTCGAGGATGTTGCCGTAGGGCTTGGTGTCGTTGAGCACGTGGTTGGTGCGCGAAAACGCCTGGATCAGGCCGTGGTGTTTGAGGTTCTTATCGACGTAGAGGGTGTTCAGATACTTGGAATCGAAGCCGGTGAGCAGCATGTCCACCACCAGGGTGATGTCGATCTTCTGCGCGTGGGGGACGTCGGCATTGGGGTATTGCTGGTCCTTGATGCGCTTTTGGATGTCCTGATAGTAGAGATCGAACTCGCCGATGCTATGATTGCTGCCGTACTGGGCGTTGTAGTCGGCGATGATAAACTTGAGGGCCTCCTTCTTCTTGTCGGGTTCCTGTTGATTGTCGGCCTTTTCCTGCGGCAGGTCCTCCTGAATCTGCTGCACGTCCTTGTTGCCCTCGGCTGGCGGGGAGAAGACGCAGGCGATGTTGAGCGGCTGGAAGTCGGCGTCCGCTGCCTGTTGCTCGCTCAGCTTTTGGGCCTGAACGGCTTTGAACAGCGCGTGGTATTCGATGGCGTCGTTGATGGAGGCGGTGGCCAGCAGGGCATTGAACTTGCGCCCGTTGGTCGCGGCCTCGTGTTTGGCCAGAATCGCCTCGATGATGGCCCTTTTCGCCAGCGCCTCACCCGGCTTGGGCTGCTTCTGGCCATCGGCCTTGTAGTAGTCCACATGGAAGCGCAGCACGTTGCGGTCTTCGATGGCGTGGGTGATGGTGTAGGCGTGCAATTGCTGCTGGAAGATGTCGGCCGTGGTGCGGTAGGACGCCTGTTGGCCTTGGATCTGCTGGTAGCCGGCGTTCTGCTCGAAGATGGGCGTGCCGGTGAAGCCGAATAGTTGCGCCTTGGGGAAGAACTCCTTGATGGCCTGGTGGTTCTCACCGAATTGCGAGCGGTGGCATTCGTCGAAGATGAAGACCATGCGTTGGCGGCGCAGCGGTTCAAGACGTTCTTTGTAGTTACGTTTGTTCGTTCCATCCAGCGCCAGGCCGAGCTTCTGGATGGTGGTGACGATGACCTTGTCGGCGTAGTCGTCGGAGAGCAGCCGGCGCACCAGGGTTTCGGTGTTGGTGTTCTCCTCGACGCAGCCTTCCTGGAACTTGTTGAATTCCTCCCGCGTCTGCCGGTCCAGGTCTTTTCGATCCACCACGAACAGGCACTTGTCGATATCCGGATTGTCCTTGAGCAGGGTGGCTGCCTTGAATGAGGTGAGCGTCTTGCCGCTGCCGGTGGTATGCCAGACGTAGCCGTTGCCGCAGTGCTGGTGGATGGAATCGACGATCGCCTTGACGGCGTAGATTTGATAGGGCTGCATCATCAGGAGCTTCTGCTCGCCGGCGACCAGCACCATGTAACGGCTGATCATCTCGGCAAGCTGGCACTTGGCGAGGAAGGCGTCGGCGAAGCTGTCCAGATGGGTGATCTTGGTGTTGTCGACGTCCGCGAACTGGTACAGCGGCAGGAAGCGCTCGTCGGCGTTGAAGCTGAAGTGGCGGCTGTTGTTGTTGGCGAAGTACCAGGTGTCGCTGCGGTTGCTGACGATGAAGATCTGCAGGAAACAGAGCAGCGTCCTGGTGTAGCCGTTGCCGGGGTCGTTCTTGTAATCGACGATCTGCTGCATGGCCCGGCGTGGGCTTAGGCCCAAGGTCTTCAGCTCGATCTGGACGGCTGGGATGCCGTTGATGACCAGGATCGTGTCGTAACGGTGATGGCTGTAATCAGTGCTGATCCGCAACTGATTGACCACCTCGAAACTGTTCTTGCACCAGTCGTTGAGGTTGACCAGGGTGTAGTAGAGCGGGGTGCCGTCATCGCGTTCGAAGCTGTTACGGCTGCGCAGGTGGCGGGCGGCGGCGAAGACGTCGGAGGTAATAATCGAGTCCAGCAGGCGGTGGAACTCGCCGTCGGTCAGATGGACGCGGTTCAGGGTCTCGAACTTCTCGCGGAAGTTCTGCTCCAGTGCGGCACGGTCGCGGATGTCGGGGCGGTAGCTGTATTTCAGATCGCCCAGTTTCTCGATCAGGGCCTGCTCGATTTCTTTTTCTGTCATCGATGATGCTCGTGCGATTCTGAACTAAGGCTAACTCATCAATGCGGCTCGCCGAAGATATCGTCGAGCCTGTCGGCGGTCAGGACGCGCCCGCACCAATGCGACAGGGTCTCGATGTCGGCGGATTCCATCCGCGCGCGCAGTGCCGCGGAAGGTGGGCCGAGTTTGGCGGAAAGAAGTTGAGCGAGGATCTCGATCGAGGCTTGCCGACGGCCTTCCTCCCGTCCCTCCTCTCGCCCTTCCTCTCGCCCCTCGCCGAAGACCTCCTGATAAAAGCGGGTCTTCGTAAGCTCTGTTTCGGGCAGGTGCAACATAACTCTAACCTCCTCGCGGGTGAGGGCCGGAAATTTGTAGACCAAGATGGTCTCGACCAGGTCCAGGATCTCCAGCCGGTCCTCGGCCGGATCGGGATTGCACACCAGGTCGCGCGCCTCGGCAGGTGTCGCCGCAGGCTCCATGACGATCAGGCGCAACAGCCTCAGATCGAGGCTTAGTCCCTTCAAATGCCTTCATCCGGTAGTCCGCGGTCTCGGGCTCTCCGACCCCGGCGAGCGCGAGCGCGAGCCGCGGGCGCTCTTGGAAGAGCCGATACATCAGGGTATCGGTCTGCATGGATTGGACTCCCGGAGCCGGGGCGACGGCTCCAGTGTAGCGAGGAAACCTGAGGAGTTCCGGAGACAGTTCTGGCGATGCTCGAACAGTAGCGGTCGTGGAGGGTAGCCGAGCTCGTCCATGACTGGGCAGGCTAATGCGTCTGCGTTCGTGGGGCAAGTGCCTCAGGCATCGGCTGCGCGATGCCCGCAGCGTACCGGTGGCCAGTCGCCGCGGCCCGACGCCCTCCGAACCCATGGCCGTATTTGCCGATAATGTATATTATGTAAAGTCATGCCAGGCGGGACACCTGGTGCACTGGGATTCTTGTTCGTTCGGACACTTTGCACTATCCGAACTGGCCTTCTGGGGTCAGTCACTCCAAGGGACCCGGCGACGCGCCGCGGACGGCCGCAGTTGCGGACACCAGGTCGCGGACACTGTCCGGTTGGGCTAAGCTACCTGACCGACCACCGACCACCGATGCGGGTCTTGATGATAATTCCGGCCATCGGGAGCGCCGCACCCCAGTGCGGCGCGGCGTATCCGCAGAACGCAACGCTGCGGTCGCTCGCGAGGCCGCGCCGCACTGGGGTGCGGCGCTCCCATCGTCCGAGCGGGCTTAAGCGCGTGCGCTCGCCGGTGCGGCTTGGCCGGAGTTATGATCAAGGCCCGCCAAGTCAACCAAGTCCATTCGCGAACGCTGTTGCGCCGTTGTCGTGGTCGTGGTCGTAATCGAGGTTATCGTAGTGCCCCGGATTCTCTCGCACCCCGGATTGCATCGCTTTTTCGATTACGACAACGACAACGACAACGATTAGGTTTTTGAGCGACCCCGGGAAACAGGACATGGCAAAGGCGGACACCATGAGGCTCACCGGTCGGCGGGACCCCTGGCGGGCACACCGGCCCGCGGCCGCGGCCTTGGTCCTGGGCCTGCTGGTCAGCATCACGGCCTGGTGGCTGGTCCGCGGCTGGGAGGCCCGGCAGCGGGCGCCGCAGGTCAGTGAGCAGGTCGCGGTGAGCGCGCACGCGCTGGCGAAGACGCTTGCGCACCTGGTGGACGATGTGCAGGTGCTGGCCCAGTTCTGTGACGCCGCGGACGCGGTGAGCGCGGACGCCTTCGCCCGTTTCACCCATCCGTTTCTGGCACGGCATCCGGGCCTGCAGGCACTGGAATGGGTGCCGCGGGTGCAGGAGCGCGAGCGCGACGCCTTCGAGGCCCAGGTGCGGGCCGAGGGGCTCGCGGGGTTCAGGATACTGGAACGGGTCGGCGGGGAACCGCGGCCGGCGGGCGCGCGCCCCGAGTGGTTCCCGGTGTTGCGGGTCGCACCCCTGCCCGGCAATGCCGCGGCGCTGGGACTCGACCAGGGCGCGGACCCGCTGCGGCGGCCGGCCTTAGAGCAGGCGCGTGACACCGGGCAGCCGGCGGCCAGCGCGCCCTTGATCCTGGCGCGGGAGACCGCCGGTCAGCACAGCCTGCTCGTCTATGTGCCCCAGGGTCCGGCGCGCGTCCCGGGCGAGACCCCACAGGCCCGGCGGGACCGGGTGCGCGGCTTTGCCGTAGGCGTGCTGCGCCTGGGCGACCTCATGGGCGGGGTGATCGCCCAACTGCCGCCGAACACCGTCGATCTGGTCCTGTTGGACCCGCACACCCCCGGCGTCGCCGGGGTGCTGGAGACCCATCCCGCCCGCGCGCGGCCGGCCGGGGCGCCCACCCTGGACCCGGCGGCCGTCATCCGCGACCCCCTGGGCCAGGAGGTCCCGATCAGCGTCGCCGGACGCACCCTGGTGCTGCGCGGCGCTCCCGCGCCCGGGACCACACCCACTCCCCTGCTGTCACTCACCCTGCTGGGCGGCGGACTGATCATCAGTCTCGGCCTGGCCTGGCTCGTCGGCTACCGGCGGACGGCGCAGACCCGGTTGCGCAAGAGCGAGAAGCGGCTGCGCTTGGCCCTGGAGGCCGGCCATCTGGGCATCTATGACTGGGATACCACGGACAACCGTATCGTCTGGACCCGCGAACACGAGCGCCTCTGGGGCTTCGCGCCCGGCGAATTCGACGGCACCTATGCGTCCTTTCAAAGCCGCGTCCATCCGGACGATCTGGCGCAGATCGATGCCGGGCTGGCGCGTGCCATGGCACGACGTGACCCTTATGCCGCTGAATTTCGGGTGGTCTGGCCCGACGGCAGCGTCCATTGGGTGGCCGGCCGCGGTGAGTTCATCTTCGACGCAACGGATCGCCAGGCGCGTATGTACGGTACCGTTACTGAAATCACCGAACGCAAACGGACCGAGGCCGCACTGCGGGAGAGCGAGGCCCGCCTGCGCCTGGTGATCGAACACGCCCCGGCAGCACTGGCCGTGTTCGACCGGGAGCTGCGCTATATCGCCGCCAGCCGCCGTTGGCTCGCGGACTACGGACTGAGCGGGCGCGAGCTGACCGGCCTGTCCCACTATGCCGTCTTCCCCGAGATCACGGATGCCTTGAAGGCTGTCCACCGCCGCGCACTGGCCGGCGAGTCGGTGCGCGCGGAGGAGGACCGCTTCGAGCGCGCGGACGGTTCGGTACAGTGGTTGCGCTGGGAGGTCTGTCCGTGGCACGACGACCAGGACCAGGTGGGCGGCATCGGCATCTTTTCCGAGGACATCACCGCCTACAAAGAGGCGGAACTCGCCCTGCGCGCCCAGCACGCCCGGCTCGAGGCCGTTTTTGCGGCCATCCCCGATGTCGTCATCGAATACGACGCGCAGTTGCGGCTGGTGCGCTGTAACGCCGCCGCGCTGCGGATTCTCGGGCAGACGAGCACGGACTTCACCCGGGATCAGGCGAGCAGCGGGTTGAACTTCAGGCCCCTGGAAGGGGGCGCGCTGCCGACTGAACGCCTGCCGACCAGCCGGGCCCTGCGGGGTGAGCTGGTCACCGGTGAGCTCTTCGTGATGACGACGGCCGCGGGTGAGGAGCGCGTGGTCTCGGCCTATGCCGTCCCCCTCTGCCACGGCGAGCGGATCGATGGGGTGCTCGCCCTCTCGCACGACATGACGGAACGCTACCGGGCGGAGCGGGCACTGCGCCGCTATCGGCAGATCGTCGAGACCTCCAGCGAAATGCTGATCTTTCTGGACCGCGAACTGTGCCTGCAGGTGGTCAATCCGGCCTATGCCGCCTTCTACGGTAAGACCCCCGAGGAACTGCAAGGCCGGCGTGTTCAGGATGTGGTAGGTCCGGCAGTCTGGTCGCGGATCGCCGCGCACCTGCATGCGAGTCTGGCGGGTGAGATACAGCGCTTGACGCTTGACGGGACCAATCCGCAGGGCCGGCGGTGGTGGCTCGCGGCCGAGCAGCGGCCATTCCACGAGGGCGGCGCCGTGCAGGGCATCGTGGTGAGTCTCCATGACCTCACCGGCATTCGCGAGGCGCAGGCGGCCCTGGAGGCCGAGCGGGCGCTCCTGGAGGAGCGGGTCATGGCACGGACCGCCGATCTGCACGCCTCGCAGGCGAAGCTGCGCACCATCTACGACCTGGTGCCGGTCGGCATCTCCATCACTGACCCCGCGGGCCGCCTGATCGACTGCAACCGGGCCTCCGAAAGCCTCCTGGGCCTGACGCGGGACGCGCAACTGCAGCGGACCTATGACGACCCGCAATGGCCGCTGGTGCGCCCGGACGGGACACCCATGCCGCCGGACGAATTCGCCAGCGTGCGCGCCATGCGCGAAGGCCAGCCGGTGCAGGAGGTGGAAATGGGCGTGGTGCGCCCCGACGGGACCACCTGGCTCTCGGTCAGTGCCATGCCGGCGCGGCACCCCGATTACGGTGTGGTCATCGCCTTTGTGGACATCACCGAGCGCCGACGGGCCGCGCAGGCCTTACAGACCCTCACCGACCGGCTGCAACTGGCCACCGAGGCCGGCGGTATCGGGGTCTGGGAGTGGGACTTGGCCGACAGCCGGCTCACCTGGGACGAACGGATGTATCGCCTGTATGGGCAGCCGCCACGCGCCGGCGCCCTCTCTTACGCGGATTGGACCGCGGCGATCGCTCCTGCGGACCTGCCCAGGATTCAGGCGGTCCTCGCAGCGATCATGACCGGGCATGAAACGACTTTTCGCGACAGCTTCCAGGTACTCTGGCCGGGCGGCTCACTGCACTATATCGCCTCTTCCGGCAGGGTTATCCGGGATGCCGCCGGGGCGGCCCAGCGCCTGATCGGGGTCAATTGGGACATCACGGCCGAACGTCAGGCGCACTTGGCCCTGGAGGCCAGCGAGGCCCGCGCCCGGGCGGTGATCGACGCCTCGCCGGTACCCCTGGTGCTCGCACATGAAACCGGCACCGTGACCTATATCAATGCCGCCTTTACCGAGGCCTTCGGCTACACCCTGGCCGATATCCCCACCTGGACGGACTTGGGACTGAAGGCCGCACCGGACCCCGCGTATCGGCAATGGGTGCTGGAGACCCGCCGGGAACGCCTGGACCAGGCCAGACGCGACGGTGGACTGTTCGAGCCCATGGAGGTCAACATCTGCTGCAAGGACGGCACGACTCGCACCGTCATGGCACGCGCTACGCCCCTGGCGGGGGATGAGTGCCTCAACACCGTCTACGACATCACCGACCTCAAGCAGGCGCGGGAACAGGCAGAACAGGCGGCACGCAGCAAGGCCGAGTTTCTCGCCCACATGAGCCACGAGATCCGCACGCCGATGAACGGGATCATCGGTCTGTCCGAACTGGCGCTGCGGCTAGGATGTTCAATCTGACCCAAAAAGGCGCTGAAAAGCCCATGCAAGAAGCGTGTTGCCGGGAAGGCCCGGCTGTCGGTTCTGTGCTCGGGTGGGTACGATGACGGTGCGACACTAGCTCATGCCCAGCCCTTGACAAACGGCGAACGGTTGGCCAGCCTACTGGCGCGGTGATCTGACCGCCTTGCCGGAGCGCGCACGACGTGATGAACGCATTCAAGAGCCCAGTGAGCCGTCTGGCCAACCTGTTCCAGCGGTCACGTGATGCCTGGAAGGCGAAAGCGTTGGAGCGGCAGCAGCGCCTGCGGGCCGCGGAGGTCAAGATTCGGGATCTGGAGCACAGCCGCGCGCAGTGGAAGGCGCGTGCGCTAAAGGCGGAGCGTGGGCGAACGGGCGCCGAAGAGGCCGCGGCGCCGGCGGCTGACGAACCAGTGGATGAGCCACCACAGCTTGCGCTGTCCCCGCCGGTCGGCCATCACTATTCGGTCATGGTCATGCAGTTGACCATGCGGCTGTATCTGCACGCGGGGCTTGGCAGTCGCGGCGTGGCGCGGGTCTTGAATCTGTTCGGCGCGACATTCCCGGTGGCGGCGCCAGCCCACACCACGGTGCTGAACTGGATCTATCGCTGCGGTCTCGCGATCCTCAATCGCCAACCGGAATGGCGCACGGATTGGATCTACGTCGCTGATCATACCATCGCCTTGGGGGCATCCAAGTGCCTGGTAATCCTGGGTATTCCGGTGAATGCACTGGCTCGGAGCGGTTACAGTCCGGGTCACGGCGCCATGCAGGTGCTGGCCGTGGAGATCACCACACACAGCACG
The DNA window shown above is from Candidatus Thiodictyon syntrophicum and carries:
- a CDS encoding DUF2887 domain-containing protein, giving the protein MKGLSLDLRLLRLIVMEPAATPAEARDLVCNPDPAEDRLEILDLVETILVYKFPALTREEVRVMLHLPETELTKTRFYQEVFGEGREEGREEGREEGRRQASIEILAQLLSAKLGPPSAALRARMESADIETLSHWCGRVLTADRLDDIFGEPH
- a CDS encoding PAS domain S-box protein, yielding MAKADTMRLTGRRDPWRAHRPAAAALVLGLLVSITAWWLVRGWEARQRAPQVSEQVAVSAHALAKTLAHLVDDVQVLAQFCDAADAVSADAFARFTHPFLARHPGLQALEWVPRVQERERDAFEAQVRAEGLAGFRILERVGGEPRPAGARPEWFPVLRVAPLPGNAAALGLDQGADPLRRPALEQARDTGQPAASAPLILARETAGQHSLLVYVPQGPARVPGETPQARRDRVRGFAVGVLRLGDLMGGVIAQLPPNTVDLVLLDPHTPGVAGVLETHPARARPAGAPTLDPAAVIRDPLGQEVPISVAGRTLVLRGAPAPGTTPTPLLSLTLLGGGLIISLGLAWLVGYRRTAQTRLRKSEKRLRLALEAGHLGIYDWDTTDNRIVWTREHERLWGFAPGEFDGTYASFQSRVHPDDLAQIDAGLARAMARRDPYAAEFRVVWPDGSVHWVAGRGEFIFDATDRQARMYGTVTEITERKRTEAALRESEARLRLVIEHAPAALAVFDRELRYIAASRRWLADYGLSGRELTGLSHYAVFPEITDALKAVHRRALAGESVRAEEDRFERADGSVQWLRWEVCPWHDDQDQVGGIGIFSEDITAYKEAELALRAQHARLEAVFAAIPDVVIEYDAQLRLVRCNAAALRILGQTSTDFTRDQASSGLNFRPLEGGALPTERLPTSRALRGELVTGELFVMTTAAGEERVVSAYAVPLCHGERIDGVLALSHDMTERYRAERALRRYRQIVETSSEMLIFLDRELCLQVVNPAYAAFYGKTPEELQGRRVQDVVGPAVWSRIAAHLHASLAGEIQRLTLDGTNPQGRRWWLAAEQRPFHEGGAVQGIVVSLHDLTGIREAQAALEAERALLEERVMARTADLHASQAKLRTIYDLVPVGISITDPAGRLIDCNRASESLLGLTRDAQLQRTYDDPQWPLVRPDGTPMPPDEFASVRAMREGQPVQEVEMGVVRPDGTTWLSVSAMPARHPDYGVVIAFVDITERRRAAQALQTLTDRLQLATEAGGIGVWEWDLADSRLTWDERMYRLYGQPPRAGALSYADWTAAIAPADLPRIQAVLAAIMTGHETTFRDSFQVLWPGGSLHYIASSGRVIRDAAGAAQRLIGVNWDITAERQAHLALEASEARARAVIDASPVPLVLAHETGTVTYINAAFTEAFGYTLADIPTWTDLGLKAAPDPAYRQWVLETRRERLDQARRDGGLFEPMEVNICCKDGTTRTVMARATPLAGDECLNTVYDITDLKQAREQAEQAARSKAEFLAHMSHEIRTPMNGIIGLSELALRLGCSI
- a CDS encoding type I restriction endonuclease subunit R — encoded protein: MTEKEIEQALIEKLGDLKYSYRPDIRDRAALEQNFREKFETLNRVHLTDGEFHRLLDSIITSDVFAAARHLRSRNSFERDDGTPLYYTLVNLNDWCKNSFEVVNQLRISTDYSHHRYDTILVINGIPAVQIELKTLGLSPRRAMQQIVDYKNDPGNGYTRTLLCFLQIFIVSNRSDTWYFANNNSRHFSFNADERFLPLYQFADVDNTKITHLDSFADAFLAKCQLAEMISRYMVLVAGEQKLLMMQPYQIYAVKAIVDSIHQHCGNGYVWHTTGSGKTLTSFKAATLLKDNPDIDKCLFVVDRKDLDRQTREEFNKFQEGCVEENTNTETLVRRLLSDDYADKVIVTTIQKLGLALDGTNKRNYKERLEPLRRQRMVFIFDECHRSQFGENHQAIKEFFPKAQLFGFTGTPIFEQNAGYQQIQGQQASYRTTADIFQQQLHAYTITHAIEDRNVLRFHVDYYKADGQKQPKPGEALAKRAIIEAILAKHEAATNGRKFNALLATASINDAIEYHALFKAVQAQKLSEQQAADADFQPLNIACVFSPPAEGNKDVQQIQEDLPQEKADNQQEPDKKKEALKFIIADYNAQYGSNHSIGEFDLYYQDIQKRIKDQQYPNADVPHAQKIDITLVVDMLLTGFDSKYLNTLYVDKNLKHHGLIQAFSRTNHVLNDTKPYGNILDFRQQQDAVDTAIGLFSGQTGKQAREIWLVDKAPVVIDKLQAAVQNLSDFMQSQGLANTPDAVPNLKGDAARGQFINLFKEVQRLKTQLDQYTDLTDDNRQAIEQILPKDQLLGFKGVYLDTAQRLKAKQDKGGEKIDPAVQQLDFEFVLFASSLIDYDYIMALITRYAGQAPGKQRMSRAELIGLIHSDAKLIDDRDALTDYIDSLDTGKPHTVEGVREQYAQYKVAKTAQAIADLAKRHGLSAAALQGFVDAILRRMIFDGELLNDLLAPLQLGWKARTKAELALMEDLIPLLHKLAQGREISGLGAYEQ